The Streptomyces europaeiscabiei genome window below encodes:
- a CDS encoding RNA polymerase sigma factor, with amino-acid sequence MSASTSRTLPPEIAESVSVMALIERGKAEGQIAGDDVRRAFEADQIPATQWKNVLRSLNQILEEEGVTLMVSAAEPKRTRKSVAAKSPAKRTATKTVAAKTVTTKKATATAAPAVPTADASAEDATPARKAAAKKAVAKKAAPAKKTVAAKKTAAKKTTGKKDDAELVDEEAIEETPGGKPGEEPEGTENAGFVLSDEDEDDAPAQQVAAAGATADPVKDYLKQIGKVPLLNAEQEVELAKRIEAGLFAEDKLANADKLAPKLKRELEIIAEDGRRAKNHLLEANLRLVVSLAKRYTGRGMLFLDLIQEGNLGLIRAVEKFDYTKGYKFSTYATWWIRQAITRAMADQARTIRIPVHMVEVINKLARVQRQMLQDLGREPTPEELAKELDMTPEKVIEVQKYGREPISLHTPLGEDGDSEFGDLIEDSEAVVPADAVSFTLLQEQLHSVLDTLSEREAGVVSMRFGLTDGQPKTLDEIGKVYGVTRERIRQIESKTMSKLRHPSRSQVLRDYLD; translated from the coding sequence GTGTCGGCCAGCACATCCCGTACGCTCCCGCCGGAGATCGCCGAGTCCGTCTCTGTCATGGCGCTCATTGAGCGGGGAAAGGCTGAGGGGCAGATCGCCGGCGACGATGTGCGTCGGGCCTTCGAAGCTGACCAGATTCCGGCCACTCAGTGGAAGAACGTACTGCGCAGCCTCAACCAGATCCTCGAGGAAGAGGGTGTGACGCTGATGGTCAGTGCCGCGGAACCCAAGCGCACCCGAAAGAGCGTCGCAGCGAAGAGTCCGGCCAAGCGCACCGCCACCAAGACGGTCGCGGCGAAGACGGTGACCACCAAGAAGGCCACCGCCACAGCCGCTCCCGCGGTGCCCACGGCCGATGCCTCCGCCGAGGACGCCACACCCGCCAGGAAGGCCGCAGCGAAGAAGGCGGTCGCCAAGAAGGCGGCCCCCGCCAAGAAGACCGTCGCGGCCAAGAAGACGGCGGCCAAGAAGACCACCGGCAAGAAGGACGACGCCGAGCTCGTCGACGAAGAGGCCATCGAGGAGACTCCCGGCGGCAAGCCCGGTGAGGAGCCCGAGGGCACCGAGAACGCCGGTTTCGTGCTGTCCGACGAGGACGAGGACGACGCGCCCGCCCAGCAGGTCGCCGCCGCCGGTGCCACCGCCGACCCGGTCAAGGACTACCTCAAGCAGATCGGCAAGGTCCCGCTGCTCAACGCCGAGCAGGAGGTCGAGCTCGCCAAGCGCATCGAGGCCGGTCTGTTCGCCGAGGACAAGCTGGCCAACGCCGACAAGCTCGCCCCCAAGCTCAAGCGCGAGCTGGAGATCATCGCCGAGGACGGCCGCCGCGCCAAGAACCACCTCCTGGAGGCCAACCTCCGTCTGGTGGTCTCCCTGGCCAAGCGCTACACCGGCCGCGGCATGCTCTTCCTGGACCTCATCCAGGAGGGCAACCTCGGTCTGATCCGCGCGGTCGAGAAGTTCGACTACACCAAGGGCTACAAGTTCTCCACGTACGCCACCTGGTGGATCCGTCAGGCGATCACCCGCGCCATGGCCGACCAGGCCCGCACCATCCGTATCCCGGTGCACATGGTCGAGGTCATCAACAAGCTCGCGCGCGTCCAGCGCCAGATGCTCCAGGACCTGGGCCGCGAGCCCACTCCGGAGGAGCTGGCCAAGGAGCTCGACATGACCCCCGAGAAGGTCATCGAGGTCCAGAAGTACGGCCGCGAGCCCATCTCGCTGCACACCCCGCTGGGCGAGGACGGCGACAGCGAGTTCGGTGACCTCATCGAGGACTCCGAAGCCGTCGTACCGGCCGACGCGGTCAGCTTCACGCTCCTGCAGGAGCAGCTGCACTCGGTGCTCGACACGCTCTCCGAGCGTGAGGCGGGCGTCGTCTCCATGCGCTTCGGCCTCACCGACGGGCAGCCGAAGACCCTCGACGAGATCGGCAAGGTGTACGGCGTCACGCGTGAGCGCATCCGCCAGATCGAGTCCAAGACGATGTCGAAGCTGCGCCACCCGTCCCGTTCCCAGGTGCTGCGCGACTACCTCGACTAG
- a CDS encoding S1 family peptidase, translating to MRRSFARLLAVAATTAVIPLASPPPATAEVVIGGHPVEISQAPWTVALSSRDRFGGTRAGQFCGGVVVGRSTVLTAAHCLSEDVLGDPPERVADLRIIAGRAELQSAEGQEIAVSGAWVNPEYDPYTNAGDFAVVTLVSPLPESSVIALAGADDAAYAPGTQAAVYGWGDTTAAGDYAQGLRAAPVKVLADDVCERAYPGSAEGRYQSGSMVCAGEQDGGRDACQGDSGGPLVAQGKLIGLVSWGSGCGLAGNPGVYTRGSYMARVLEGSR from the coding sequence ATGCGTCGATCGTTCGCCCGACTGCTGGCCGTCGCGGCCACCACGGCCGTCATACCGCTGGCGTCACCGCCACCGGCGACGGCCGAGGTCGTCATCGGCGGTCATCCGGTCGAGATCTCCCAGGCGCCCTGGACGGTGGCGCTGTCCAGCCGTGACCGGTTCGGGGGTACGCGGGCAGGGCAGTTCTGCGGCGGTGTCGTGGTCGGCCGCTCGACCGTTCTGACGGCCGCCCACTGCCTCAGCGAGGACGTGCTGGGAGATCCTCCGGAACGGGTCGCCGATCTGCGGATCATCGCGGGCCGTGCCGAGCTGCAGTCGGCCGAGGGTCAGGAGATCGCGGTGAGCGGCGCCTGGGTGAACCCGGAGTACGACCCCTACACGAACGCCGGGGACTTTGCTGTCGTGACTCTCGTCTCACCGCTGCCCGAGAGCTCTGTCATCGCATTGGCGGGGGCCGACGACGCCGCGTACGCGCCTGGCACACAGGCTGCGGTCTACGGCTGGGGGGACACCACCGCCGCCGGCGACTATGCCCAGGGCCTGCGGGCCGCACCGGTGAAGGTGCTGGCCGACGACGTCTGCGAGAGGGCCTATCCGGGCAGCGCCGAGGGCAGATACCAGTCCGGTTCCATGGTGTGCGCCGGGGAGCAGGACGGCGGCCGGGACGCCTGCCAGGGGGACAGCGGAGGGCCGCTCGTCGCCCAGGGGAAGCTGATCGGGCTCGTGTCGTGGGGCAGCGGCTGTGGGCTCGCCGGGAACCCCGGCGTCTACACCAGGGGCTCGTACATGGCCCGGGTGCTCGAGGGGAGCCGCTGA
- a CDS encoding DUF7455 domain-containing protein, which produces MTTVLTPATPLTAADRCDRCGAQAYLRVVLLSGGELLFCAHHGRKFEPELKKIAAEIQDETERLTAAPATAEEDER; this is translated from the coding sequence GTGACTACTGTTCTGACCCCCGCGACCCCGCTGACGGCCGCTGACCGATGCGACCGCTGCGGCGCCCAGGCCTACCTGCGCGTCGTCCTGCTGAGCGGTGGAGAGCTGCTGTTCTGCGCCCACCACGGCCGCAAGTTCGAGCCGGAGCTCAAGAAGATCGCCGCGGAGATACAGGACGAGACGGAGCGGCTCACGGCCGCTCCCGCGACCGCGGAAGAGGACGAGCGCTGA
- a CDS encoding DNA gyrase/topoisomerase IV subunit B produces MTADTSVPSTALLTGADRDGSNYTARHLLVLEGLEAVRKRPGMYIGSTDSRGLMHCLWEIIDNSVDEALGGYCDHIDVILHDDASVEVRDNGRGIPVDVEPKTGLSGVEVVMTKLHAGGKFGGGSYAASGGLHGVGASVVNALSARLDVEVDRNGSTHAISFRRGVPGSFAGIGSDAKFETGGLRKGKRIPKTRTGTRVRYWADRQIFLKDAKLSLEHLHQRARQTAFLVPGLTIVVRDEFGLGEGGSKGEESFRFDGGISEFCEYLASDKPVCDVLRFYGQGTFRETVPVLDEHGQMTPTQVTRELGVDVAMRWGTGYDTTLKSFVNIIATPKGGTHVAGFEQAVAATMNEVLRAKKMLRVAEDDVVKDDALEGLTAVVTVRLAEPQFEGQTKEVLGTSAARRIVTQVVTKELKAFLTSTKRDAAAQARVVMEKAVAAARTRIAARQHKDAQRRKTALESSSLPAKLADCRSDDVERSELFIVEGDSALGTAKLARNSEFQALLPIRGKILNVQKSSVTDMLKNVECGAIIQVIGAGSGRTFDIDAARYGKIIMMTDADVDGSHIRCLLLTLFQRYMRPMVEAGRVFAAVPPLHRIELVQPKKGQDKYVYTYSDRELRDKLLEFQSKGVRYKDSIQRYKGLGEMDADQLAETTMDPRHRTLRRINLSDLEAAEQVFDLLMGNDVAPRKEFISSSAATLDRSRIDA; encoded by the coding sequence GTGACCGCCGATACGTCCGTGCCGTCCACAGCCCTGCTGACCGGAGCAGACCGGGACGGTTCCAACTACACCGCGCGGCACCTGCTTGTCCTCGAGGGGCTCGAGGCCGTGCGGAAGCGCCCCGGCATGTACATCGGCTCGACCGACAGTCGAGGCCTGATGCACTGTCTCTGGGAGATCATCGACAACTCGGTGGACGAGGCCCTGGGGGGCTACTGCGACCACATCGATGTCATCCTCCACGACGACGCCTCCGTGGAGGTGCGGGACAACGGCCGGGGCATCCCGGTCGACGTCGAGCCCAAGACCGGCCTGTCCGGGGTCGAGGTCGTGATGACCAAGCTGCACGCCGGTGGCAAGTTCGGCGGCGGCTCGTACGCCGCCTCCGGCGGTCTGCACGGCGTGGGCGCCTCCGTGGTGAACGCGCTCTCCGCCCGCCTGGACGTCGAGGTCGACCGCAACGGCAGTACCCACGCCATCAGCTTCCGGCGCGGCGTGCCCGGCTCCTTCGCGGGCATCGGTTCGGACGCCAAGTTCGAGACCGGTGGCCTGCGCAAGGGCAAGCGGATCCCCAAGACGCGCACCGGCACACGCGTGCGCTACTGGGCCGACCGCCAGATCTTCCTCAAGGACGCCAAGCTCTCGCTGGAGCACCTGCACCAGCGTGCCCGCCAGACCGCCTTCCTCGTGCCCGGACTGACGATCGTGGTCCGTGACGAGTTCGGCCTCGGAGAGGGCGGCAGCAAGGGCGAGGAGTCGTTCCGGTTCGACGGCGGCATCAGTGAGTTCTGCGAGTACCTGGCATCCGACAAGCCGGTCTGCGACGTCCTCCGCTTCTACGGGCAGGGCACCTTCAGGGAGACCGTGCCCGTCCTGGACGAACACGGCCAGATGACGCCCACCCAGGTCACCCGCGAGCTCGGTGTCGACGTCGCCATGCGCTGGGGCACCGGCTACGACACGACCCTCAAGTCGTTCGTGAACATCATCGCCACCCCCAAGGGCGGTACCCATGTCGCGGGCTTCGAACAGGCCGTGGCCGCCACCATGAACGAGGTGCTGCGCGCCAAGAAGATGCTGCGCGTCGCCGAGGACGACGTCGTCAAGGACGACGCTCTGGAGGGCCTCACCGCCGTCGTCACGGTGCGGCTCGCCGAACCGCAGTTCGAGGGCCAGACCAAGGAGGTCCTCGGCACCTCGGCGGCCCGGCGCATCGTGACGCAGGTCGTCACCAAGGAGCTCAAGGCCTTCCTGACCTCCACGAAGCGGGACGCCGCCGCTCAGGCGCGGGTCGTCATGGAGAAGGCGGTCGCCGCCGCCCGCACGCGCATCGCCGCACGTCAGCACAAGGACGCGCAGCGCCGCAAGACGGCCCTGGAGTCCTCGTCCCTGCCCGCCAAGCTCGCCGACTGCCGCAGTGACGACGTCGAGCGCAGCGAGTTGTTCATCGTCGAGGGAGACTCGGCGCTCGGCACGGCGAAGCTCGCGCGGAACTCCGAGTTCCAGGCGCTGCTGCCGATCCGGGGCAAGATCCTCAACGTTCAGAAGTCGTCCGTGACGGACATGCTCAAGAACGTCGAGTGCGGCGCGATCATCCAGGTCATAGGGGCCGGATCCGGGCGTACGTTTGATATCGACGCGGCGCGCTACGGCAAGATCATCATGATGACCGACGCCGATGTGGACGGGTCGCACATCCGGTGCCTGTTGCTGACGCTCTTCCAGCGGTACATGCGGCCGATGGTCGAGGCGGGCCGGGTCTTCGCGGCCGTGCCGCCGCTGCACCGGATCGAGCTTGTCCAGCCCAAGAAGGGGCAGGACAAGTACGTCTACACGTACTCGGACCGTGAGCTGCGCGACAAACTGCTGGAGTTCCAGAGCAAGGGTGTCCGGTACAAGGACTCCATCCAGCGCTACAAGGGCCTCGGCGAGATGGACGCGGACCAGCTGGCGGAGACGACGATGGATCCGAGGCACCGGACACTCCGGCGGATCAACCTGTCGGACCTGGAGGCCGCGGAACAGGTGTTCGATCTACTGATGGGGAACGACGTGGCGCCGCGCAAGGAGTTCATCTCCAGCTCGGCGGCGACGCTGGACCGGTCGCGCATCGACGCTTAG
- a CDS encoding DUF485 domain-containing protein, whose translation MQSSTGRPRRRGSGSESPVEQHEGHVLAGEDVRFDDPWYDALASGWGELDGTGGPTPVAVEARESRGGGAADVYLEVQRSAAFQEVRSRYRRFVIPGVAVFFSWYVAYVVTATTAPGLMARPVVGAVNVAMLAGLGQFLTTFLFTWAYARHARLRRDRAALDLRWDTQELTRGVRGGER comes from the coding sequence ATGCAGTCAAGCACCGGCCGTCCCCGCCGACGCGGGAGCGGTTCAGAGAGCCCGGTTGAGCAGCACGAGGGGCACGTCCTCGCCGGCGAGGACGTGCGGTTCGACGATCCGTGGTACGACGCGCTGGCCTCCGGCTGGGGGGAGTTGGACGGCACGGGCGGGCCGACCCCGGTCGCGGTCGAGGCGCGGGAGAGCCGGGGCGGGGGCGCGGCGGACGTCTATCTGGAGGTCCAGCGGAGTGCGGCCTTCCAGGAGGTCCGCAGCCGTTACCGCAGGTTCGTGATCCCGGGCGTCGCCGTCTTCTTCAGCTGGTACGTGGCGTATGTCGTGACGGCTACCACCGCCCCCGGGCTGATGGCACGACCGGTGGTGGGCGCGGTGAACGTGGCGATGCTGGCGGGGCTCGGACAGTTCCTCACGACGTTCCTGTTCACCTGGGCGTATGCGCGGCACGCCAGGCTGCGCCGGGACCGGGCGGCGCTCGATCTGCGGTGGGACACCCAGGAGTTGACGCGCGGCGTCAGAGGGGGCGAGCGGTGA
- a CDS encoding solute symporter family protein, giving the protein MTADHQTLALLLFSAFVAVTLGITTWVSRNRHGSAEEFYVGGRLFSPMENGFAIAGDYMSAASFLGISGLIALFGYDGLLYSVGFLVAWLVVLFLVAELVRNCGRFTLADVVAARMSERPVRIAAGTSSVTVSVLYLVAQMVGAGTLVALLLGGEGEAAQAWTVIGVGALMVVYVSLGGMRATTWIQIVKAVLLMGGAIALTVLVLVRFHGDFDQLLRTAAERSGHGDAFLAPGLKYGGDWVARSDFISLGLALVLGTAGLPHILSRFYTVPTARAARRSVVWSIGLIGGFYLMTIVLGFGAAAIVGPDAVRGSNAAGNTAVPLLALDLGGGADSTGGTVLFAVVAAIAFATILAVVAGITLASSASVAHDLYASLRRRRSKPRSEVTVARTAAVGIGVVAIGLGLLAKDLNVAFLVGLAFAVAASANLPVLLYSLFWRGFTTRGAVWSVYGGLIPSVVLVLLSPVVSGSADSLFPGADFQYFPLQNPGLVSIPLGFLAGWLGTVLSAEPPDKAKHAETEVRSLTGAGAV; this is encoded by the coding sequence GTGACCGCCGACCATCAGACGCTGGCGCTGCTGCTGTTCAGCGCGTTCGTGGCAGTCACGTTGGGCATCACGACGTGGGTGAGCCGCAATCGGCATGGCTCGGCGGAGGAGTTCTACGTCGGCGGGCGGCTGTTCTCGCCGATGGAGAATGGTTTTGCCATCGCGGGCGACTACATGTCCGCCGCGTCGTTCCTCGGTATCTCCGGGCTCATCGCGCTCTTCGGGTACGACGGGCTGCTCTACTCGGTGGGCTTCCTGGTCGCCTGGCTCGTGGTGCTGTTCCTGGTGGCCGAACTGGTGCGCAACTGCGGGCGGTTCACACTCGCGGACGTGGTCGCGGCGCGCATGAGCGAGCGACCGGTGCGGATCGCGGCGGGAACTTCCTCGGTGACCGTGTCCGTTCTCTACCTGGTGGCGCAGATGGTGGGAGCGGGCACCCTCGTCGCGCTGCTGCTGGGGGGAGAGGGCGAGGCGGCGCAGGCCTGGACGGTCATCGGCGTCGGTGCGCTCATGGTCGTCTATGTGTCGTTGGGAGGGATGCGGGCCACCACCTGGATCCAGATCGTGAAGGCGGTCCTGCTGATGGGCGGGGCGATCGCGCTCACCGTCCTCGTACTGGTGCGGTTCCACGGCGACTTCGACCAGTTGCTACGGACGGCGGCCGAACGCAGCGGACACGGCGATGCCTTCCTCGCGCCCGGGTTGAAGTACGGCGGTGACTGGGTCGCGCGCTCGGACTTCATCAGCCTCGGACTCGCTCTGGTGCTGGGCACGGCCGGACTGCCGCACATCCTGTCGCGCTTCTACACGGTGCCCACCGCGCGGGCCGCACGCCGCTCGGTGGTCTGGTCGATCGGGCTCATCGGCGGCTTCTATCTGATGACGATCGTGCTGGGCTTCGGTGCGGCCGCCATCGTCGGCCCGGATGCCGTACGGGGCTCCAACGCGGCTGGGAACACAGCGGTGCCGTTGCTGGCCCTCGATCTGGGCGGTGGCGCGGACTCCACCGGCGGAACGGTTCTGTTCGCGGTCGTCGCCGCCATCGCCTTCGCCACGATCCTCGCGGTCGTCGCCGGCATCACCCTCGCCTCGTCGGCATCCGTCGCCCACGACCTGTACGCGTCGCTGCGGCGCAGGCGTTCGAAGCCGCGCAGCGAGGTCACCGTGGCACGTACGGCGGCCGTGGGTATCGGCGTGGTCGCGATCGGGCTCGGGCTGCTCGCCAAGGACCTCAACGTGGCCTTTCTCGTCGGCCTCGCCTTCGCGGTCGCCGCCTCCGCCAATCTGCCCGTGCTGCTGTACTCGCTGTTCTGGCGCGGCTTCACCACCCGCGGCGCGGTGTGGTCCGTGTACGGGGGACTGATCCCTTCCGTGGTTCTCGTGCTGTTGTCTCCCGTCGTGTCGGGGAGCGCCGACTCGCTGTTCCCCGGCGCCGACTTCCAGTACTTCCCGTTGCAGAACCCGGGCCTCGTCTCCATCCCGCTGGGCTTCCTCGCGGGCTGGCTCGGCACGGTCCTGTCGGCCGAGCCCCCGGACAAGGCGAAGCACGCGGAGACCGAGGTGCGGTCGCTGACGGGCGCGGGAGCGGTGTGA
- a CDS encoding response regulator: MIEVLIVDDDTGVARVNAAYVAKVAGFHVAGVAHNAAEALHRLETLPHVDLVLLDHYLPDDTGLMVVQEMRRRGHQSDVIMVTAARDVSTVQAAMRQGALQYLVKPFAFAGLRAKLEAYAELRRTLDGGGEAEQAEVDRIFGALSAGGEPDLPKGHSPTTTELVRRALMTAEGALSAQEIAERTGLSRQTAQRYLKLLERTGRARLTLKYGDAGRPEHRYEWATRP, encoded by the coding sequence ATGATCGAGGTCCTGATCGTGGACGACGACACCGGAGTCGCCCGCGTCAATGCCGCCTACGTGGCGAAGGTCGCCGGTTTCCACGTCGCCGGTGTGGCCCACAACGCGGCCGAGGCGTTGCACCGGTTGGAGACGTTGCCCCACGTGGACCTGGTTCTCCTGGACCACTATCTGCCGGACGACACCGGGCTCATGGTGGTCCAGGAGATGCGGCGCCGGGGCCACCAGAGCGACGTGATCATGGTGACGGCGGCCCGCGACGTCTCGACCGTCCAGGCCGCGATGCGCCAGGGCGCGCTCCAGTACCTGGTCAAACCGTTCGCGTTCGCCGGGCTGCGGGCGAAGCTGGAGGCGTACGCGGAGCTGCGGCGCACCCTGGACGGCGGTGGCGAGGCCGAACAGGCCGAGGTGGACCGGATCTTCGGCGCTCTCTCGGCAGGCGGCGAACCGGACCTGCCCAAGGGCCACTCCCCCACCACCACCGAGTTGGTACGCCGCGCCCTGATGACCGCCGAGGGCGCGCTGTCCGCCCAGGAGATCGCCGAACGGACCGGCCTGAGCCGCCAGACCGCCCAGCGCTATCTGAAGCTCCTGGAACGCACGGGACGGGCCCGGCTGACCCTGAAGTACGGCGACGCCGGCCGTCCCGAGCACCGCTACGAGTGGGCGACCCGCCCCTGA
- a CDS encoding sensor histidine kinase, whose protein sequence is MSPTPPARRLRLGMPRRAFSQVLLMQVAIAAGVAVLATGLFLAPLSEQLDDQAMRRALAIAQTTAVQPQIAQDLVSTRPSVTGPVQVEAERIRKASGAEYVVVMDRVGVRWSHPDPAEIGGLVSTDPRRALAGNEVMEIDSGTLGRSARGKVPLRDADGKIVGAVSVGIEYDNVRARLIHAIPGLLAYAGGAMAVGALAAYLISRRVHRQTRDLAFSDIAGLLAEREAMLHGIREGVVALDRAGHVRLLNDEARRLLGIGDEAVGRSLDDALGPGRTTDVLAGRVTGTDLLTVRGQRVLVANRMPTDDGGAVATLRDRTELEQLGRELDSTRGLTDALRAQDHEHANRMHTLLGLLELELYDEAVDFVGEVVGDHRATAEQVTEKIHDPLLAAVLVGKATVAAERGVALSVAGGTMLPDRLIDPRGLVTVVGNLVDNALDAVAGTPHARVEVDLRAEGRTAILRVRDTGPGVPPDKRELIFTEGWSTKAPPAHRERGIGLCLVRRLAERQGGSARVTEAPGGGAEFTVVLPDALAEQGLVTPAPTPTPISTAPDDEPARQDEPTAGRDGRPGPEREPEAATTAADKESR, encoded by the coding sequence ATGAGCCCCACTCCCCCCGCACGCCGCCTGCGTCTCGGCATGCCGCGGCGGGCGTTCTCGCAGGTTCTGCTGATGCAGGTGGCGATCGCCGCCGGTGTCGCCGTCCTCGCGACCGGGCTGTTCCTCGCGCCGCTCAGCGAACAGCTGGACGACCAGGCGATGCGCCGGGCCCTCGCGATCGCGCAGACCACTGCGGTCCAGCCGCAGATCGCTCAGGACCTGGTGTCGACGCGACCGTCCGTGACCGGCCCCGTTCAGGTCGAGGCCGAGCGGATCCGGAAGGCCAGCGGAGCCGAGTACGTGGTCGTGATGGACAGGGTCGGGGTGCGCTGGTCGCACCCCGACCCGGCGGAGATCGGCGGGCTGGTCTCGACGGACCCGCGCCGCGCCCTGGCCGGGAACGAGGTCATGGAGATCGACTCGGGGACGCTGGGGCGCTCCGCCCGGGGCAAGGTGCCACTGCGTGACGCCGACGGGAAGATCGTCGGCGCCGTCTCGGTCGGCATCGAGTACGACAATGTGCGCGCCCGGCTCATCCACGCGATCCCCGGGCTCCTCGCGTACGCCGGCGGAGCCATGGCCGTCGGGGCGCTGGCCGCGTATCTGATCTCCCGGCGGGTCCACCGCCAGACCCGTGACCTGGCCTTCTCCGACATTGCGGGGCTGCTGGCGGAGCGCGAGGCGATGCTGCACGGCATCCGGGAGGGCGTGGTCGCGCTGGACCGCGCCGGGCACGTACGCCTCCTGAACGACGAGGCGCGGCGGCTGCTCGGGATAGGCGACGAGGCGGTCGGCAGGTCGCTCGACGACGCGCTCGGCCCCGGCCGTACGACCGATGTACTGGCGGGCCGGGTCACGGGCACCGATCTGCTGACTGTGCGCGGTCAGCGCGTGCTGGTCGCCAACCGCATGCCCACCGACGACGGTGGCGCCGTCGCCACCCTGCGCGACCGCACCGAGCTGGAGCAGCTCGGCCGCGAACTCGACTCCACGCGCGGTCTGACGGATGCCCTGCGTGCCCAGGACCACGAGCACGCCAACCGGATGCACACGCTCCTCGGCCTGCTCGAACTGGAGCTGTACGACGAGGCCGTGGATTTCGTCGGCGAGGTGGTCGGCGACCATCGGGCGACCGCCGAGCAGGTCACCGAGAAGATCCACGATCCGCTGCTCGCCGCGGTACTGGTCGGCAAGGCGACGGTCGCGGCCGAGCGCGGAGTGGCCCTGTCGGTCGCGGGCGGCACGATGCTGCCGGACCGGCTGATCGACCCCCGTGGGCTGGTCACCGTCGTCGGCAACCTCGTCGACAACGCCTTGGACGCCGTCGCGGGTACGCCGCACGCGCGCGTGGAGGTCGATCTGCGCGCCGAGGGGCGTACGGCGATCCTCCGGGTCCGCGACACCGGCCCCGGAGTCCCGCCCGACAAGCGGGAGTTGATCTTCACGGAGGGCTGGTCGACCAAGGCGCCGCCGGCCCATCGCGAGCGCGGCATCGGGCTCTGTCTGGTGCGTCGGCTCGCCGAGCGGCAGGGGGGCAGCGCCCGGGTCACGGAGGCACCGGGCGGCGGCGCGGAGTTCACCGTCGTCCTGCCGGACGCACTCGCGGAGCAGGGCCTGGTGACGCCGGCGCCCACACCGACGCCCATCTCCACGGCACCCGACGACGAGCCGGCCCGGCAGGACGAGCCGACGGCCGGCCGCGACGGACGACCGGGCCCCGAACGTGAGCCCGAAGCCGCCACCACAGCCGCCGACAAGGAGTCGCGATGA
- a CDS encoding sucrase ferredoxin, translating into MSTCTSASRHLGEPLAGTAATARTWLLLEQPGPWGVKALTSSHLDPAIGRALETAAEGTGVRVALIRRPGRHADCREVRERRVYVAHTVPGNVWLHSATTTDPEQLLDLDLTALGRGDHRTFGTALRGRPHTGAPLALVCTNGKRDRCCALLGRPLAAELAASGVEGTWEVTHLGGHRFSPTVLVLPFGYIYGRAEAHHVKEVLQGVREGRVVTEGCRGSSAWKRPGQAAELAVRTETGEDAADSLTVLRTAGSAPHWDVTVAHTDGRRWTVAVSQGAAQPPRPESCGSALGSPARMDVLTVRELSPAAVTR; encoded by the coding sequence GTGAGTACGTGCACCTCCGCGTCCCGACACCTCGGCGAGCCTCTCGCGGGGACCGCCGCCACGGCGAGGACATGGCTGCTGCTGGAACAACCCGGCCCCTGGGGCGTCAAGGCGCTCACGTCGAGCCACCTGGACCCCGCAATCGGCCGCGCCCTCGAAACCGCGGCGGAGGGCACCGGCGTACGCGTGGCGCTCATCCGGCGCCCCGGCCGCCACGCGGACTGCCGCGAGGTCCGCGAGCGCCGCGTGTACGTCGCCCACACCGTGCCCGGGAACGTGTGGCTGCACAGCGCCACGACGACCGATCCCGAGCAGCTGCTCGACCTCGACCTCACCGCCCTCGGCAGGGGCGACCACCGCACCTTCGGGACGGCTCTGCGGGGTCGGCCCCACACCGGCGCCCCCCTCGCGCTCGTCTGCACCAACGGCAAGCGCGACCGCTGCTGCGCGCTCCTCGGCCGGCCGCTCGCCGCCGAACTGGCCGCCTCCGGAGTCGAGGGCACCTGGGAGGTCACCCATCTGGGCGGTCACCGCTTCTCGCCCACCGTGCTCGTGCTGCCCTTCGGCTACATCTACGGCCGCGCCGAGGCCCACCACGTCAAGGAGGTCCTCCAAGGCGTGCGGGAAGGCCGCGTCGTCACCGAGGGGTGCCGCGGGAGCTCCGCTTGGAAGCGCCCCGGGCAGGCGGCGGAGCTGGCGGTGCGTACGGAGACGGGCGAGGACGCGGCCGACTCGCTCACCGTGCTCCGCACGGCGGGCTCGGCGCCCCACTGGGACGTGACCGTCGCCCACACAGACGGCCGCCGCTGGACCGTCGCCGTCTCCCAGGGCGCCGCCCAGCCGCCCCGCCCGGAGAGCTGCGGCTCCGCACTGGGCTCCCCGGCGAGGATGGACGTGCTGACCGTACGAGAGCTGTCCCCGGCCGCGGTCACGCGCTAG